A single genomic interval of Eurosta solidaginis isolate ZX-2024a chromosome 3, ASM4086904v1, whole genome shotgun sequence harbors:
- the LOC137247107 gene encoding uncharacterized protein, producing the protein MHDRCKIQWQFDNYKINTYKQTNKKVWRDLKNRTSNRVKDINNQRAQTGNRLISVAPLTDTEKRIVELIGDRYVEGAGICRDSVPMDEEMHLVMEEDEGEVEYLEELDASSEVQSQGEGEEQPTTSSAAIAVTKRCAATTPTTPAIRPRTPTTTQRTSAQTPRRSSRTKFNDEEAEHQNRFLAIAEKQADTMRMLAENQIKSAENQEKQTEATFAMAKAMEIMGKGLEVCAEAFLLNKMLLNIFLNKM; encoded by the exons GTCTGGCGCGATCTAAAAAATCGCACGAGCAATCGAGTAAAGGACATAAATAACCAGCGGGCCCAAACGGGAAATAGATTGATCTCGGTGGCGCCTTTGACCGATACAGAGAAGCGCATCGTGGAGCTAATTGGAGACCGATATGTTGAAGGCGCAGGCATATGTAGGGACAGTGTGCCTATGGATGAG gaaatgcATTTGGTGATGGAGGAGGATGAAGGAGAAGTGGAGTACCTCGAGGAGCTAGATGCCAGTAGCGAGGTGCAATCCCAAGGCGAGGGTGAAGAGCAGCCAACCACATCTTCTGCTGCCATTGCAGTAACGAAAAGATGTGCTGCAACCACCCCTACAACTCCTGCAATTCGCCCTAGAACTCCCACAACCACCCAAAGAACTTCTGCACAAACTCCTCGCAGGTCCTCGAGAACGAAATTCAACGATGAGGAGGCCGAGCACCAAAACAGGTTTTTGGCGATTGCTGAGAAACAGGCAGATACTATGAGG ATGCTGGCCGAAAACCAAATAAAGTCTGCTGAAAATCAAGAAAAGCAGACGGAGGCAACGTTTGCAATGGCCAAGGCAATGGAAATAATGGGAAAAGGGTTGGAAGTGTGTGCCGaagcttttttattaaataaaatgttattaaatatttttttaaataaaatgtaa